One genomic region from Halorussus rarus encodes:
- a CDS encoding DUF6498-containing protein has translation MTNRPARLPEAVRAGLLLAGNVLPLVGVAFWGWNLAALLVLYGAEAVVTAGVAALKMLLAERVPEVPFAGADSPLRALREKRGGVRVREDWPPIYPRNLPHALGMAGSFLFVWCWVAVLALADVASAAAASLPPSVPLSALALAVARLAEFRTEYIGRGEYADVSARAAAATPARQTLLVVCLLPLLSAVGESRAAGTLLLVAVVAAKTLADAYGFWVDHLDRAPLRVGEWLFGAPETGDPPPTVDAPAAAPSVRVETDTPAVLFTGLVPVALAFASRPGLVVLLLIALAALAVGAWALLPGLVVVSLVAGACLLVHYLRFGTLEYQRRGGALVCHDTWLDEPQWACEIEEIRNPSADRRITSRLFGTTVVRFDAGTSGDESFRLGPVADADAVVERLGFPAFDPSQDEPNRQVAAAALGLAGSFLLVPVGLYFAPSVSTGKVIGVVVVLGPMMAVLVGTLLWVSLYNA, from the coding sequence ATGACGAATCGGCCCGCCCGCCTCCCCGAAGCCGTCCGGGCCGGCCTGCTGCTCGCCGGCAACGTCCTCCCGCTGGTCGGCGTGGCGTTCTGGGGGTGGAACCTCGCGGCGCTGCTCGTGCTGTACGGCGCCGAGGCGGTGGTGACGGCCGGCGTCGCGGCGCTGAAGATGCTGCTCGCCGAGCGGGTGCCCGAGGTCCCGTTCGCCGGCGCCGACTCGCCGCTCCGGGCGCTCCGCGAGAAGCGCGGCGGCGTCCGGGTCCGGGAGGACTGGCCGCCGATCTACCCGCGGAACCTGCCCCACGCTCTCGGGATGGCCGGGTCGTTCCTGTTCGTCTGGTGCTGGGTCGCGGTGCTCGCGCTGGCCGACGTCGCGAGTGCCGCGGCGGCGTCGCTGCCTCCGTCCGTGCCGCTTTCGGCGCTCGCCCTGGCGGTCGCCCGCCTGGCGGAGTTCCGGACCGAGTACATCGGCCGGGGGGAGTACGCCGACGTCTCCGCGCGGGCCGCCGCGGCGACGCCCGCTCGACAGACCCTGCTGGTCGTCTGTCTCCTCCCGCTGCTGAGCGCGGTCGGCGAGTCGCGGGCCGCGGGCACGCTGCTGCTGGTCGCGGTCGTCGCCGCCAAGACGCTGGCCGACGCCTACGGGTTCTGGGTCGACCACCTCGACCGGGCGCCGCTCCGCGTCGGCGAGTGGCTCTTCGGCGCTCCCGAGACCGGAGACCCGCCGCCGACCGTCGACGCGCCCGCGGCGGCTCCCAGCGTCCGCGTCGAGACGGACACCCCGGCCGTGCTGTTCACCGGCCTGGTTCCGGTCGCGCTGGCGTTCGCGAGCAGACCCGGCCTGGTGGTGTTGCTCCTGATCGCGCTGGCCGCGCTCGCTGTCGGCGCCTGGGCGCTGTTGCCCGGGCTGGTCGTCGTCTCGCTCGTCGCCGGGGCGTGCCTGCTGGTCCACTACCTCCGGTTCGGTACGCTGGAGTACCAGCGCCGGGGCGGCGCGCTGGTCTGCCACGACACCTGGCTCGACGAGCCCCAGTGGGCGTGCGAGATCGAGGAGATCCGGAACCCGTCTGCCGACCGGCGGATCACGAGCAGGCTGTTCGGGACGACCGTGGTCAGGTTCGACGCCGGCACGTCGGGCGACGAGTCGTTCCGGCTCGGTCCGGTCGCGGACGCCGACGCGGTCGTCGAGCGGCTCGGCTTTCCCGCGTTCGACCCGAGCCAGGACGAGCCGAACCGGCAGGTCGCGGCGGCCGCGCTCGGGCTCGCAGGGTCGTTCCTCCTCGTTCCCGTCGGGCTGTACTTCGCGCCGAGCGTCTCGACGGGGAAGGTGATCGGCGTCGTGGTGGTGCTGGGACCGATGATGGCGGTGCTCGTCGGGACGCTGCTGTGGGTCTCGCTGTACAACGCGTAG